In the Telopea speciosissima isolate NSW1024214 ecotype Mountain lineage chromosome 2, Tspe_v1, whole genome shotgun sequence genome, one interval contains:
- the LOC122652270 gene encoding uncharacterized protein LOC122652270 encodes MSSIMSSQGMVLATAMAVSGTVILLAFCRQKPLSTNQFSVDQNSNSSRGILRSCISSDGKKRDKKKKKVHFAADVVDPIGNGENFRKEHNKKSMMSNRICRSQSYRVQEMSSNRMALYNGILRDRVQTQRMTCSY; translated from the exons ATGTCTTCGATTATGAGTTCGCAGGGAATGGTTTTAGCAACGGCCATGGCGGTTTCAGGTACTGTAATTCTCCTCGCTTTCTGCCGTCAAAAGCCTCTCTCAACTAACCAGTTCAGCGTTGATCAGAATTCCAACTCTTCACGGGGAATTTTACGATCCTGCATCTCTTCCG ATGGTAAGAAgagagataagaagaagaaaaaggttcATTTCGCAGCTGATGTGGTAGATCCGATTGGAAATGGTGAGAATTTCAGGAAGGAGCATAACAAGAAGTCAATGATGTCAAATCGAATTTGCAGGTCTCAGAGCTACAGGGTTCAGGAAATGTCTTCAAATCGAATGGCTCTGTACAATGGAATTCTCAGGGATCGTGTGCAAACACAAAGGATGACCTGCTCCTACTAG